A window from Zavarzinia compransoris encodes these proteins:
- a CDS encoding PhzF family phenazine biosynthesis protein codes for MQTLDIYEVEAFGAGLPFRGNPAAVVPLAAFPADAALQAIAAANNLAETAFFTPAGGEGHFGLRWFTPALEVPLCGHATLASAFVIMTILQPHLPAVTFDSHAGLLAVTRAGDVLTLDFPALGRTAVATAPAVVAALGAQPAEAYRSGQFLLLVFDTAAEVAALAPDFKALAKAADFGVIATAPGDAGSGADFVSRFFAPAAGIDEDPVTGSAHCSLTPYWAERLGRKRLEARQISARGGFLTVEDRGSRVTISGRCRLYLEGRIHI; via the coding sequence GTGCAAACCCTTGATATCTATGAGGTCGAGGCGTTCGGCGCCGGGCTGCCCTTCAGGGGCAACCCGGCCGCCGTGGTGCCCCTGGCCGCTTTCCCGGCGGACGCGGCCTTGCAGGCCATCGCCGCCGCCAACAATCTGGCCGAAACCGCCTTCTTCACCCCCGCCGGCGGCGAGGGCCATTTCGGCCTGCGCTGGTTCACCCCGGCGCTCGAAGTACCCCTGTGCGGCCATGCCACCCTGGCCAGCGCCTTTGTCATCATGACAATCCTGCAACCGCATCTGCCGGCGGTGACATTCGATTCGCACGCCGGCCTGCTGGCGGTGACAAGGGCGGGCGATGTCCTGACCCTGGATTTCCCCGCCCTGGGCCGGACCGCCGTCGCCACCGCTCCCGCCGTGGTCGCGGCCCTGGGCGCCCAGCCGGCGGAAGCCTATCGTTCAGGACAATTCCTGCTGCTGGTGTTCGACACCGCGGCCGAGGTCGCGGCGCTGGCGCCGGACTTCAAGGCCCTGGCCAAGGCGGCCGATTTCGGCGTGATCGCCACCGCGCCGGGCGATGCGGGCAGCGGCGCCGATTTCGTGTCGCGCTTCTTCGCCCCCGCCGCCGGGATCGACGAGGACCCGGTGACCGGTTCCGCCCATTGCAGCCTGACGCCCTATTGGGCGGAGCGGCTGGGCCGGAAACGGCTGGAGGCACGGCAGATCTCGGCCCGCGGCGGCTTCCTGACGGTCGAGGACCGGGGCAGCCGAGTGACGATTTCCGGCCGCTGCCGGCTTTACCTCGAAGGCCGCATCCACATCTGA
- a CDS encoding SirB1 family protein: MPRLEPVPPLPDEIETALDAAGRLDDRAIDLAGTALLLAALDRPGISLGKYRGHLDDLVAAVRDSGATTAIEVAGALQRVFGDRFGYDGDRLTYDDPQNANLIRVIDRRKGLPVALGVLYAHAARGAGFALDGLAFPGHFLMRLDVRGERLILDPFNGGRVLDIMELRRLAKQLMGPDQELTPALTDTVGNRAILLRLQNNLKSRAQTDGNVERVGQLTRSMLRLAPDDAALWLDYGKAQHGLGRLGAAAKALENCIEHSLDGFETIEAQRLLEQWRRSLN; encoded by the coding sequence ATGCCGCGCCTCGAACCCGTGCCCCCCCTGCCCGACGAGATCGAGACCGCGCTCGACGCCGCCGGCCGCCTGGACGACCGTGCGATCGACCTGGCCGGCACGGCCCTGTTGCTCGCCGCCCTCGACCGGCCGGGGATCTCGCTCGGGAAATACCGCGGGCACCTGGACGACCTGGTGGCGGCGGTGCGCGATTCCGGGGCGACCACCGCGATCGAGGTCGCGGGCGCCCTGCAACGGGTGTTCGGCGACCGTTTCGGCTATGACGGCGACCGCCTGACCTATGACGACCCGCAGAACGCCAACCTGATCCGGGTCATCGACCGGCGCAAGGGCCTGCCGGTCGCGCTCGGCGTCCTCTATGCCCATGCCGCCCGGGGCGCCGGCTTCGCCCTCGACGGCCTCGCCTTTCCCGGGCATTTCCTGATGCGCCTCGACGTCCGGGGCGAGCGCCTGATCCTCGATCCCTTCAACGGCGGCCGCGTTCTCGACATCATGGAATTGCGCCGGCTGGCGAAGCAATTGATGGGCCCCGACCAGGAGCTGACCCCGGCCCTGACCGATACGGTGGGCAACCGGGCGATCCTGCTCCGCCTCCAGAACAACCTGAAAAGCCGCGCCCAGACCGACGGCAACGTCGAGCGGGTGGGGCAGCTGACGCGCTCCATGCTGCGCCTGGCGCCTGACGATGCCGCCCTCTGGCTCGACTACGGCAAGGCGCAGCACGGCCTCGGCCGGCTGGGCGCCGCGGCAAAGGCGCTCGAGAACTGCATCGAGCATTCCCTCGACGGTTTCGAGACGATCGAGGCCCAGCGCCTGCTGGAGCAATGGCGCCGCAGCCTGAACTGA
- a CDS encoding methyl-accepting chemotaxis protein, translating into MTNSSSLFERLRGRAPTPAGAPASTAPDPALSAENRRLAAENALLREALDKATETCRRVAVGDFEARAVGIEHLGPAVPFLRHLNRVLDLTDAFIRESMASLEHASKGAFHRPFLETGMTGAFKLGARTINEARMRMQALRDEARATRHRLADGFEASVAEVVAAVAAAATEMSVSAEGVSAIAAGTQDRAGAVAAASEQAAASSETVAAATTELAASIAEISRQVHLTGELAATVALEAGSAGETIRHLSTAAQSIDDVVKMIQQIANQTNLLALNATIEAARAGEAGRGFAVVAAEVKTLARQTAEATVRIGTQAQEMKSWSEQAVSGIGRINVATDDLRDAATSISSAVEEQTTATQEISKNVEQVAAGSRDVTVHIADVSTGATDTAEAAGTMTVAAADLARLAETLRGEVGKFLHEIRTA; encoded by the coding sequence ATGACGAATTCGTCTTCTCTCTTTGAGCGCCTGCGCGGCCGCGCCCCCACCCCCGCCGGCGCCCCCGCGAGCACCGCCCCCGACCCGGCGCTCAGCGCCGAGAACCGCCGCCTCGCCGCCGAGAACGCCCTCCTGCGCGAGGCGCTGGACAAGGCGACCGAGACCTGCCGCCGGGTCGCGGTCGGCGATTTCGAGGCCCGCGCCGTCGGCATCGAGCATCTGGGCCCGGCGGTGCCGTTCCTGCGCCACCTGAACCGCGTCCTCGACCTGACCGACGCCTTCATCCGCGAAAGCATGGCCAGCCTGGAACACGCCAGCAAGGGCGCCTTCCACCGGCCCTTCCTCGAAACCGGCATGACCGGCGCCTTCAAGCTGGGCGCGCGGACCATCAACGAGGCGCGCATGCGCATGCAGGCGCTGCGCGACGAGGCACGGGCCACCCGCCACCGCCTGGCCGACGGTTTCGAGGCGAGCGTCGCCGAAGTGGTCGCCGCCGTCGCCGCGGCCGCGACCGAGATGTCCGTCTCGGCGGAAGGCGTATCGGCCATCGCCGCCGGCACCCAGGACCGGGCGGGCGCCGTCGCCGCCGCCTCGGAACAGGCCGCCGCCAGCAGCGAGACCGTCGCCGCCGCGACCACCGAACTGGCCGCCTCCATCGCCGAGATCAGCCGCCAGGTCCATCTGACCGGCGAATTGGCCGCCACCGTCGCCCTTGAGGCCGGCAGCGCCGGCGAGACCATCCGCCACCTCTCGACGGCGGCGCAGTCGATCGACGATGTCGTCAAGATGATCCAGCAGATCGCCAATCAGACCAATCTTCTGGCCCTGAACGCGACCATCGAGGCCGCCCGCGCGGGCGAGGCCGGCCGGGGCTTCGCCGTGGTCGCGGCCGAGGTCAAGACCCTGGCCCGCCAGACCGCCGAGGCGACGGTGCGCATCGGCACCCAGGCCCAGGAGATGAAATCCTGGTCGGAACAGGCCGTCTCCGGCATCGGCCGCATCAATGTCGCGACCGACGACCTGCGCGATGCCGCCACCTCGATTTCGAGCGCGGTCGAGGAACAGACCACCGCGACCCAGGAAATCAGCAAGAATGTGGAACAGGTCGCGGCCGGCAGCCGGGATGTCACCGTCCATATCGCCGACGTCTCGACCGGGGCGACCGATACGGCGGAAGCGGCGGGCACCATGACCGTGGCCGCCGCCGACCTCGCCCGCCTGGCGGAAACCCTGCGCGGCGAAGTGGGCAAATTCCTGCACGAGATCCGAACCGCCTGA
- a CDS encoding YraN family protein: MSARRQARARGRLAEAAAALLLRLKGYRILERNWRSPAGEIDIVARRRHTLAFIEVKHRTAMAEAGEAIAGRQRLRIARAAQLYVAGRPALASLDARFDAILVVPWRPPLHIRDAWRIG, from the coding sequence TTGAGTGCAAGGCGGCAAGCCCGGGCCCGCGGCCGGCTGGCAGAGGCGGCGGCGGCCCTGCTCCTCCGCCTCAAGGGCTATCGCATCCTGGAGCGCAACTGGCGCTCGCCGGCCGGCGAGATCGACATCGTCGCCCGACGCCGCCACACCCTCGCCTTCATCGAGGTGAAGCATCGCACCGCCATGGCCGAGGCCGGCGAAGCGATCGCCGGGCGCCAGCGGCTGCGCATCGCCCGGGCGGCCCAGCTCTATGTCGCGGGCCGGCCGGCGCTGGCGTCGCTCGACGCCCGCTTCGATGCAATCCTGGTGGTGCCCTGGCGGCCGCCCCTGCATATAAGGGATGCATGGCGAATCGGCTGA
- a CDS encoding DUF1127 domain-containing protein codes for MTDCIETKSPTLPTLSPLAQTSGQTAARATVWMLAARAFGVLLDWQRRAMERNHLRGLDDHMLRDIGLSRADIEQEAAKPFWKP; via the coding sequence ATGACCGATTGCATCGAGACAAAATCCCCCACCCTGCCGACGCTGTCCCCCCTCGCCCAGACTTCGGGCCAGACCGCTGCCCGTGCGACCGTGTGGATGCTCGCTGCCCGCGCGTTCGGGGTGCTGCTCGACTGGCAGCGCCGGGCGATGGAGCGCAACCATCTCCGCGGCCTCGACGATCACATGCTGCGCGATATCGGCCTGTCCCGGGCCGACATCGAGCAGGAAGCCGCCAAGCCCTTCTGGAAGCCGTGA
- a CDS encoding PLP-dependent aminotransferase family protein has translation MTITPATVARLSPPTRRGDDIWTPNLDGHDGPLYLAIADSLAQAIANGTVPAGTRLPTHRDLAIRLGVTIGTVTRAYAEAGRRGLTDGTVGRGTFVRGPDITRPGSGGLVGIDHDRPVTAGGTINLSVNRPAMGPQVEALQGMLADLSARPDVLAHVMGYQFPAGAPAHRAAGAAWMRQAGIETTPDRVLVTAGCQNAQTIALMTVARPGDVLLTEALAYPGLTSLARRLGLTLEAVALDDEGMRPDALEAACRGGGRRFVYLTPTIQNPTTAVMGEQRRRDIAAVANRCDALLIEDDVHGFLAPGHTPIAMLAPERTLFVTSVSKALMPGLRVGYMALPQRIVDAATETMRATTLMAPPLMAEVVGRWVADGTAERLTRWQLTEIARRNEVAERCFGLPGPAEGRVRSFHVWLKIGNGRRADDVVDAARAQGVHVAGASAFQVGRGPAPEAIRISLSAAADIAELTEGLNRIAEALRFCPDEPALI, from the coding sequence ATGACAATAACGCCCGCCACTGTTGCCCGCCTGTCACCCCCGACCCGCCGGGGGGATGACATCTGGACCCCGAACCTGGACGGTCACGACGGGCCGCTCTATCTGGCGATCGCGGATTCGCTGGCGCAGGCGATCGCCAACGGCACAGTGCCGGCGGGCACCCGCCTGCCCACCCACCGCGATCTGGCGATCCGGCTGGGCGTCACCATCGGCACCGTCACCCGCGCCTATGCCGAGGCGGGGCGCCGCGGCCTGACCGACGGTACGGTCGGGCGCGGCACTTTCGTGCGCGGGCCCGACATCACCCGGCCGGGCAGCGGCGGCCTGGTCGGCATCGACCACGACCGCCCGGTGACGGCGGGCGGCACCATCAACCTGTCGGTCAACCGCCCGGCCATGGGGCCCCAGGTCGAAGCCTTGCAGGGCATGCTGGCTGATCTCTCGGCGCGGCCGGACGTGCTCGCCCATGTCATGGGCTATCAGTTCCCGGCCGGCGCCCCGGCCCATCGGGCGGCCGGCGCCGCCTGGATGCGCCAGGCGGGGATCGAGACCACGCCGGACCGGGTGCTCGTCACCGCCGGCTGCCAGAATGCCCAGACCATCGCCCTGATGACCGTGGCGCGGCCGGGCGACGTGCTGCTGACCGAGGCCCTGGCCTATCCGGGGCTGACCTCGCTGGCGCGGCGCCTGGGCCTGACCCTGGAAGCCGTCGCCCTGGACGACGAGGGCATGCGCCCCGACGCGCTGGAGGCGGCCTGCCGGGGCGGCGGGCGGCGCTTCGTCTATCTGACGCCGACGATCCAGAACCCGACCACGGCGGTGATGGGCGAGCAGCGCCGCCGCGACATCGCCGCCGTCGCCAACCGCTGCGACGCCCTGCTGATCGAGGACGACGTTCACGGCTTCCTGGCGCCCGGCCATACCCCGATCGCCATGCTGGCGCCGGAGCGGACCCTGTTCGTCACTTCGGTGTCCAAGGCGCTGATGCCGGGCCTCCGGGTCGGCTATATGGCGCTGCCGCAGCGGATCGTCGATGCCGCGACCGAAACCATGCGCGCCACCACCCTGATGGCGCCGCCCCTGATGGCGGAAGTGGTCGGCCGCTGGGTCGCCGACGGCACCGCCGAGCGCCTGACCCGCTGGCAATTGACCGAGATCGCCCGGCGCAACGAGGTGGCGGAGCGCTGCTTCGGCCTGCCCGGCCCGGCCGAGGGTCGGGTGCGTTCCTTCCACGTCTGGCTGAAGATCGGCAACGGCCGCCGGGCCGACGATGTGGTCGATGCTGCCAGGGCCCAGGGCGTCCATGTCGCCGGCGCCTCCGCCTTCCAGGTCGGCCGGGGCCCGGCGCCCGAGGCGATCCGCATCAGCCTGTCCGCCGCCGCCGACATCGCCGAACTGACCGAGGGCCTGAACCGGATCGCCGAGGCCCTGCGCTTCTGCCCCGACGAGCCGGCGCTGATCTGA
- a CDS encoding penicillin-binding protein activator translates to MPAPQPAAPQLARIGLVLPQSGQAAETGKALQDAAELALFDLGAQDVELLPADAGGSAATAAGATQNVLGAGAGIVVGPLGATSVKTAANDARRRGVPMLGFSTDRAAAGNGVYLMGFMPEEQVSAIVGHAAGAGLKRFAALIPQGAYGEVVGAAFDVAVSAQGGHVVAIERYRSGSLQPNEALRALFAPGPDGRLPIDALFVPEGGAALRQVTATLAGLGFDPRQIRLLGTDQWSGTDLGTDPLTLGGWYAGPPPDRFERFASHFSATYGRRPPRIAAQAYDAMVLAVLLSRRPGGFADAGQALTAPDGFAGVDGLFRFRADGTPQHGLAILEVTAYGPQAVRPAPESFGGQGF, encoded by the coding sequence GTGCCGGCACCCCAGCCGGCCGCGCCGCAGCTGGCCAGGATCGGCCTCGTCCTGCCCCAGAGCGGGCAGGCGGCGGAAACCGGCAAGGCCTTGCAGGATGCGGCCGAACTCGCCCTCTTCGACCTCGGCGCCCAGGATGTCGAGCTGCTGCCGGCGGATGCCGGCGGCTCGGCGGCGACCGCGGCGGGCGCCACCCAGAACGTGCTGGGCGCCGGCGCCGGCATCGTCGTCGGTCCCCTGGGGGCGACCTCGGTCAAGACCGCGGCCAATGACGCGCGGCGCCGGGGCGTGCCCATGCTCGGCTTCTCCACCGACCGCGCGGCGGCGGGCAACGGCGTCTACCTGATGGGCTTCATGCCCGAGGAACAGGTCAGCGCCATCGTCGGCCATGCCGCCGGCGCCGGCCTCAAGCGCTTCGCCGCCCTGATTCCCCAGGGCGCCTATGGCGAAGTGGTGGGGGCGGCCTTCGATGTCGCGGTCAGCGCCCAGGGCGGCCATGTCGTCGCCATCGAACGCTACCGCTCCGGCAGCCTGCAACCGAACGAAGCCCTGCGCGCCCTGTTCGCGCCCGGGCCCGACGGCCGCCTGCCGATCGACGCCCTGTTCGTGCCGGAGGGCGGCGCCGCGCTGCGCCAGGTCACGGCGACGCTGGCCGGGCTCGGCTTCGATCCGCGCCAGATCCGCCTGCTCGGCACCGACCAATGGTCGGGCACCGATCTCGGCACCGATCCCCTGACCCTGGGCGGCTGGTACGCCGGTCCGCCGCCGGACCGGTTCGAGCGTTTCGCCAGCCATTTCTCGGCGACCTATGGCCGCCGGCCGCCGCGCATCGCCGCCCAGGCCTATGACGCCATGGTCCTGGCCGTGCTGCTGTCGCGCCGGCCGGGCGGTTTCGCCGATGCCGGCCAGGCGCTGACCGCGCCCGATGGTTTCGCCGGGGTCGACGGCCTGTTCCGCTTCCGCGCCGACGGCACGCCGCAGCACGGCCTCGCCATCCTGGAAGTCACGGCCTATGGCCCGCAGGCGGTGCGCCCCGCGCCCGAGAGTTTCGGCGGCCAGGGCTTCTGA
- the rsmI gene encoding 16S rRNA (cytidine(1402)-2'-O)-methyltransferase, with the protein MNGNEAEFAAAESPDATDGENSGPPPAPEDAPDNTPGLEPLDGQGSGGGRPSKPRPGLHLVATPIGNARDITLRALDTLRGADLVLCEDTRVTSRLMQIHGLHKPLMPYHDHNAAKVRPEILHRLAQGAVIALVSDAGTPMISDPGYKLVAQAVAAGIAVTTLPGPSSVLAALTLAALPTDRFLFAGFLPPKTAARRAALEDLAVVGATLVFLESAQRLPDMLADAAAMLGPRPAAVARELTKLFEEVRRDPLDALARHYETAGPPKGEVVVVIGPPDAAAAPLESEVDRALLAELAHAGPSAAAAKVAAAFGLPRRQVYARAMALKDQP; encoded by the coding sequence ATGAACGGAAACGAGGCCGAATTCGCGGCGGCAGAAAGCCCCGATGCGACGGATGGGGAAAACAGCGGGCCGCCGCCTGCGCCTGAGGATGCACCGGACAACACTCCTGGTCTCGAACCTTTGGACGGCCAAGGTAGCGGCGGCGGGCGCCCAAGTAAACCGCGCCCCGGCCTGCACCTCGTCGCCACGCCGATCGGCAACGCGCGCGACATCACCCTGCGCGCCCTCGACACCCTGCGGGGCGCCGATCTCGTGCTGTGCGAAGATACCCGCGTCACCAGCCGCCTGATGCAGATCCATGGCCTGCACAAGCCGCTGATGCCATATCACGACCACAACGCGGCGAAAGTACGGCCGGAGATCCTGCACCGGCTGGCCCAGGGCGCGGTGATCGCCCTGGTCTCGGACGCCGGCACGCCGATGATTTCCGATCCCGGCTACAAGCTGGTGGCCCAGGCGGTCGCCGCCGGCATCGCGGTCACCACCCTGCCCGGCCCGTCCTCGGTCCTGGCCGCGCTGACCCTGGCGGCCCTGCCGACCGACCGTTTCCTCTTCGCCGGCTTCCTGCCGCCGAAGACCGCCGCGCGCCGCGCCGCCCTCGAAGACCTGGCCGTCGTCGGGGCGACCCTGGTCTTCCTCGAATCGGCGCAGCGCCTGCCGGACATGCTGGCGGATGCGGCGGCGATGCTGGGCCCGCGCCCGGCCGCCGTCGCCCGCGAACTGACCAAATTGTTCGAGGAGGTGCGCCGCGATCCCCTGGACGCCCTGGCCCGCCATTACGAGACGGCGGGGCCGCCGAAGGGCGAGGTGGTGGTGGTGATCGGCCCGCCGGACGCGGCCGCCGCCCCCCTCGAGTCGGAGGTCGACCGGGCGCTGCTGGCCGAACTTGCCCATGCCGGGCCGTCCGCCGCCGCGGCCAAGGTCGCCGCCGCCTTCGGCCTGCCCCGGCGCCAGGTCTATGCCCGGGCCATGGCCCTGAAGGACCAGCCTTGA
- a CDS encoding PAS domain-containing protein, whose translation MSRPTVQPTDREVFFASDEVIVSKTDLKGIITYANDVFLDIAGYTEAEVLGQPHNLIRHPEMPRCVFWLLWNEVQAGREIFAYVKNMTKAGDFYWVLAHVTPSRDAGGRIVGYHSNRRTPERPAVDAVGRLYQDLLNTERRAASPKDGLAAGIAALNRHLEHAGIGYDEFVFSL comes from the coding sequence ATGTCCCGACCGACCGTCCAGCCCACGGACCGCGAGGTTTTCTTCGCATCCGACGAGGTCATCGTCAGCAAGACGGACCTCAAGGGCATTATCACCTATGCCAACGACGTCTTTCTCGATATCGCCGGCTATACCGAGGCGGAGGTGCTGGGCCAGCCCCACAACCTGATCCGCCACCCGGAGATGCCGCGTTGCGTGTTCTGGCTGCTGTGGAACGAGGTCCAGGCCGGGCGCGAAATCTTCGCCTATGTGAAGAACATGACCAAGGCCGGCGATTTCTACTGGGTGCTGGCCCATGTCACGCCCAGCCGCGACGCCGGGGGCCGCATCGTCGGCTATCATTCCAACCGGCGCACGCCGGAACGCCCGGCGGTCGATGCCGTCGGCCGTCTCTATCAAGACCTGCTGAACACGGAGCGTCGCGCCGCCAGCCCCAAGGACGGGCTCGCCGCCGGCATCGCCGCCCTGAACCGCCACCTCGAACACGCGGGCATCGGTTATGACGAATTCGTCTTCTCTCTTTGA
- a CDS encoding GGDEF domain-containing protein yields MPFSGSDRLPRLPQAGESAGLGALTTFVRTASGADLVLAFEADDTGFATPLAADPPPLPDVFGLPEHGFDRLDWTDSPRPAEGLHLPSAVLLALGRPAERVLFVPTPVPGAPRSGVLLLWAANGARTCICPFRDEIGHAPGLLRQVFGQMLASRREALHRRLNLGLFRDVFDSVPAGIVLIDGGGNNNLVNRRAAELLDLPAGRVEIAQIAARMTALRRACTNAEALEALYAPHQADPNYALVTLWQWGERWLEVDTHPVSGDGRLGRVWLFEDVTQRQHQAADLERAAHFDALTGLVNRHRFHALAAPLLQQAAREGHDLSLLMLDLDHFKAVNDRYGHAAGDRVLRATADRMRAALRARDIAARLGGEEFAALLPGTAPADARLIAERLRAAIAAAPVEVGDAAIAVTVSIGLAGARPGETELAAVLARADEALYAAKRAGRDRVAAAG; encoded by the coding sequence GTGCCCTTCTCAGGCAGCGACCGCTTGCCGCGCCTGCCCCAGGCGGGCGAAAGTGCCGGCCTCGGCGCCCTCACCACCTTCGTGCGGACGGCCAGCGGGGCCGATCTCGTCCTCGCCTTCGAGGCGGACGACACGGGTTTCGCCACCCCGCTGGCGGCCGATCCGCCGCCCCTGCCCGATGTCTTCGGCCTGCCCGAGCACGGTTTCGACCGGCTGGACTGGACCGACAGCCCGCGCCCGGCCGAGGGCCTGCACCTGCCGAGCGCGGTGCTGCTGGCGCTCGGCCGCCCGGCGGAACGCGTCCTGTTCGTGCCGACGCCGGTGCCCGGCGCCCCGCGCAGCGGTGTCCTGCTGCTCTGGGCCGCCAATGGCGCCCGGACCTGCATCTGCCCGTTCCGCGACGAGATCGGCCACGCCCCGGGGCTGCTGCGCCAGGTTTTCGGCCAGATGCTGGCCAGCCGGCGCGAGGCGCTGCACCGGCGCCTCAACCTCGGCCTGTTCCGCGACGTCTTCGACAGCGTGCCGGCCGGCATCGTCCTGATCGACGGCGGCGGCAACAATAATCTGGTCAACCGCCGCGCGGCCGAGCTTCTGGACCTGCCGGCGGGCCGGGTCGAGATCGCCCAGATCGCGGCCCGCATGACCGCGCTGCGCAGGGCCTGTACCAATGCCGAGGCGCTGGAGGCGCTCTATGCGCCCCATCAGGCCGACCCGAACTATGCCCTGGTCACCCTCTGGCAATGGGGGGAGCGCTGGCTGGAAGTGGACACCCATCCGGTTTCCGGCGACGGCCGCCTCGGCCGGGTCTGGCTGTTCGAGGATGTCACCCAGCGCCAGCACCAGGCGGCCGACCTCGAACGGGCCGCCCATTTCGATGCCCTGACCGGCCTCGTCAACCGGCACCGCTTCCACGCCCTGGCCGCGCCCCTGCTGCAACAGGCGGCACGCGAAGGCCACGACCTGTCGCTGCTGATGCTGGACCTCGATCATTTCAAGGCGGTGAACGACCGTTACGGCCATGCCGCCGGCGACCGGGTGCTGCGCGCCACCGCCGACCGGATGCGCGCCGCCCTGCGCGCCCGGGATATCGCCGCCCGCCTGGGCGGGGAGGAATTCGCCGCCCTGCTGCCCGGGACCGCGCCCGCCGATGCCCGGCTGATCGCCGAACGGCTGCGCGCGGCGATCGCCGCCGCCCCGGTCGAGGTCGGCGATGCGGCCATCGCGGTCACCGTCAGCATCGGCCTTGCCGGCGCCCGGCCGGGGGAGACGGAACTTGCCGCCGTCCTGGCCCGGGCGGACGAGGCGCTTTATGCCGCCAAGCGCGCGGGCCGCGACCGGGTCGCGGCCGCCGGCTGA
- a CDS encoding BON domain-containing protein, with translation MTSKTIAALTALGLAAPALGGCVAAAVGAVGTAGYVAAQNRAPGQVADDAGIRICINDALLKRSTSLFTNVSTEVVRGRVLLVGTVASEADCQEATGIAQTCEGVKAVDNQIQLADDGGVGGYASDSWISAKVKSNLVTDFSLNGFSIGVETVNGIVYLSGVVRREAQRDKAVEIARSISGVQKVVSAIQVSPE, from the coding sequence ATGACCAGCAAGACTATCGCCGCCTTGACCGCCCTCGGCCTCGCCGCCCCCGCGCTGGGGGGCTGCGTGGCGGCGGCGGTCGGCGCGGTCGGCACCGCCGGCTATGTCGCCGCGCAGAACCGCGCCCCCGGCCAGGTGGCCGACGACGCCGGCATCCGCATCTGCATCAACGACGCGCTGCTGAAGCGTTCGACCAGCCTTTTTACCAATGTCAGCACCGAAGTGGTGCGCGGCCGGGTGCTGCTGGTCGGCACCGTCGCTTCCGAGGCCGACTGCCAGGAGGCGACGGGCATCGCCCAGACCTGCGAGGGCGTGAAGGCGGTCGACAACCAGATCCAGCTGGCGGACGACGGCGGCGTCGGCGGCTATGCCAGCGACAGCTGGATCTCCGCCAAGGTGAAATCCAACCTCGTCACCGATTTCTCGCTGAACGGCTTTTCGATCGGGGTCGAAACCGTGAATGGCATCGTCTATCTTTCGGGCGTCGTGCGCCGTGAAGCCCAGCGCGACAAGGCGGTGGAGATCGCCCGCTCGATCTCCGGCGTGCAGAAGGTGGTCAGCGCCATCCAGGTTTCGCCCGAATAG
- the gshB gene encoding glutathione synthase: protein MALSVAIQMDPVESFDIAVDSTFRLGLEAQARGHKLCYYLPRDLSLKDGKVVAFARDLELRRETGNHFTAGPGREIDLASVDVVLMRQDPPFDMAYITATHILEHIHPKTLVVNDPVEVRNAPEKLFVTRFPQLMPPTLITSRKAEVEAFRETHKDIIVKPLFGNGGAGVFHLKPGDENLGSLLETFTQLYREPIIVQRYLPEVRKGDKRIILVDGKPVGAINRVPAAGEARSNLHVGGTAVRSSLTPREIEICDTIGPVLAEKGQIFVGIDVIGDYLTEINVTSPTGIQQIETFDGTNVAALIWAAIENRRAR from the coding sequence ATGGCCCTTTCCGTCGCCATCCAGATGGACCCGGTGGAGTCCTTCGACATCGCCGTCGACTCGACCTTCCGCCTGGGGCTGGAAGCCCAGGCGCGGGGCCACAAGCTCTGCTACTACCTGCCGCGCGACCTGTCGCTGAAGGACGGCAAGGTCGTCGCCTTCGCCCGCGACCTCGAACTGCGGCGCGAGACCGGCAACCATTTCACCGCCGGGCCGGGACGCGAGATCGACCTTGCAAGCGTCGATGTCGTCCTGATGCGCCAGGATCCGCCCTTCGACATGGCCTATATCACCGCGACCCATATCCTCGAACATATCCACCCCAAGACCCTGGTGGTGAACGATCCGGTCGAGGTGCGGAACGCGCCGGAAAAACTCTTCGTCACCCGTTTCCCGCAACTGATGCCGCCGACCCTGATCACCTCGCGGAAAGCCGAGGTCGAGGCCTTCCGCGAGACCCACAAGGACATCATCGTGAAGCCGCTGTTCGGCAACGGCGGCGCCGGCGTCTTCCACCTGAAGCCGGGCGACGAGAACCTGGGCAGCCTGCTCGAGACCTTCACCCAGCTCTACCGCGAGCCGATCATCGTCCAGCGCTACCTGCCCGAGGTCCGCAAAGGCGACAAGCGCATCATCCTGGTCGACGGCAAGCCGGTGGGCGCCATCAACCGCGTGCCCGCCGCGGGCGAGGCGCGCTCGAACCTCCACGTCGGCGGCACCGCCGTGCGCAGCAGCCTGACCCCGCGCGAGATCGAGATCTGCGACACCATCGGCCCGGTGCTGGCGGAAAAGGGCCAGATCTTCGTCGGCATCGACGTGATCGGCGACTATCTGACCGAGATCAACGTCACCAGCCCGACCGGCATCCAGCAGATCGAAACCTTCGACGGCACAAATGTCGCAGCCCTGATCTGGGCAGCGATCGAGAATCGGCGCGCCCGGTAA